In one Canis lupus dingo isolate Sandy chromosome 16, ASM325472v2, whole genome shotgun sequence genomic region, the following are encoded:
- the ADCK2 gene encoding uncharacterized aarF domain-containing protein kinase 2 isoform X2, whose translation MMVTPWRLSIRVCLSHLRGFELRKELGLLRSSGSSRNTRLCWLLLGTLPKLISASGDTGEGAPEGGRHRRVDWSDLAENGPLHSVSQEGRLGCLFLHLRMWLRAGALLMKFFPLLLFYPLTYLAPSVSGLWLHLLLKATETSGPTYIKLGQWASTRRDLFSEAFCAQFSKLHVRVTPHSWTHTEHFLRQAFGEDWGRVLHFEKKEPVGSGCVAQVYKARANPAFLEDDSVQRLAKASCLQPSSEAGAVGRLGELFGHLGKGWRFQGSLADQSLLERLLLPKSDPLGSNAVMSQASVPADQPKPDHLIPVAVKVLHPGLLSQVQMDLLLMKMGSRVLALLPGIKWLSLPEIVEEFEKLMVHQIDLRYEARNLEHFQCNFLNVNSVKFPTPLRPFVTRDVLVETYEESVPVSSYQQAGIPVDLKKKIARLGINMLLKMGQRVAELILHHARASECRDVEGFKAEMATLVTQARKDTITLEKLQVASLLSNVFKLLMTHKVKLESNFASIVFAIMVLEGLGRSLDPKLDILEAAKPFLLKGPGLSR comes from the exons ATGATGGTGACTCCCTGGCGCTTGTCCATCAGGGTCTGCTTGTCGCACCTAAGGGGTTTTGAGCTCAGAAAAGAACTCGGCCTTTTAAGATCATCTGGGAGCTCCCGTAATACCAGACTCTGTTGGCTTCTGCTTGGCACTTTACCCAAACTCATCTCAGCCTCTGGGGACACGGGTGAAGGGGCCCCTGAGGGCGGGCGCCATCGAAGAGTTGACTGGAGTGACCTGGCCGAAAATGGGCCACTGCACAGCGTCTCCCAAGAGGGGCGGCTGGGATGCCTCTTTCTGCACCTTCGTATGTGGCTCCGGGCTGGGGCTCTCTTGATGAAATTTTTCCCACTCCTTCTCTTCTACCCCCTCACCTACCTGGCTCCCAGCGTCTCCGGCCTCTGGCTCCACCTGCTTCTGAAAGCCACCGAGACCTCAGGCCCAACATACATCAAACTGGGCCAGTGGGCCAGCACCCGGCGTGATCTCTTCTCTGAGGCCTTCTGTGCCCAGTTCTCCAAGCTGCACGTCCGGGTGACCCCACACTCTTGGACTCACACCGAGCACTTCCTGCGCCAGGCATTTGGGGAGGATTGGGGGAGGGTCCTCCACTTTGAGAAGAAGGAGCCTGTGGGTTCGGGCTGTGTGGCCCAGGTGTATAAAGCGCGTGCCAATCCTGCCTTCCTGGAGGATGACAGCGTCCAGAGACTTGCGAAGGCCTCCTGCCTGCAGCCTTCTTCAGAAGCTGGGGCAGTCGGGAGGCTGGGGGAGCTCTTCGGACAcctggggaaggggtggaggtTTCAAGGAAGTCTTGCCGACCAGTCACTTCTAGAAAGGCTGCTCCTTCCTAAATCTGACCCACTTGGATCAAATGCAGTCATGTCTCAGGCTTCAGTGCCTGCCGACCAACCTAAGCCAGATCACCTCATCCCCGTGGCAGTGAAG GTGCTGCACCCCGGCTTGCTGTCCCAGGTGCAGATGGACCTGCTGCTGATGAAGATGGGCAGCCGAGTCCTTGCGCTTTTGCCAGGAATCAAGTGGCTTAGCTTGCCTGAGATTGTGGAGGAGTTTGAGAAGCTCATGGTCCATCAG ATCGACCTGCGTTATGAAGCTCGGAATCTAGAACACTTCCAGTGCAACTTCCTGAATGTGAATTCCGTCAAATTCCCCACCCCTCTGCGTCCCTTTGTCACCAGGGATGTCTTGGTGGAAACGTACGAG GAAAGTGTGCCTGTGTCCAGTTACCAGCAGGCGGGGATTCCTGTTGACTTGAAGAAGAAGATTGCCCGGCTGGGGATCAACATGCTCCTGAAGATG GGCCAGAGAGTGGCTGAGCTCATCCTGCATCATGCCCGGGCCAGCGAGTGCAGGGACGTGGAGGGCTTCAAGGCTGAGATGGCCACGCTGGTGACCCAGGCCAGGAAGGACACCATCACCCTGGAAAAG ctTCAAGTTGCCAGCCTCCTGTCGAATGTCTTTAAGTTACTGATGACTCACAAG gTAAAGCTAGAGAGCAACTTTGCCTCCATTGTGTTTGCCATCATGGTGTTGGAGGGGCTTGGCCGCTCACTGGACCCCAAACTGGACATCCTGGAGGCAGCAAAGCCTTTCCTTCTGAAAGGACCAGGTCTCTCCCGCTGA
- the ADCK2 gene encoding uncharacterized aarF domain-containing protein kinase 2 isoform X1, with protein MMVTPWRLSIRVCLSHLRGFELRKELGLLRSSGSSRNTRLCWLLLGTLPKLISASGDTGEGAPEGGRHRRVDWSDLAENGPLHSVSQEGRLGCLFLHLRMWLRAGALLMKFFPLLLFYPLTYLAPSVSGLWLHLLLKATETSGPTYIKLGQWASTRRDLFSEAFCAQFSKLHVRVTPHSWTHTEHFLRQAFGEDWGRVLHFEKKEPVGSGCVAQVYKARANPAFLEDDSVQRLAKASCLQPSSEAGAVGRLGELFGHLGKGWRFQGSLADQSLLERLLLPKSDPLGSNAVMSQASVPADQPKPDHLIPVAVKVLHPGLLSQVQMDLLLMKMGSRVLALLPGIKWLSLPEIVEEFEKLMVHQIDLRYEARNLEHFQCNFLNVNSVKFPTPLRPFVTRDVLVETYEESVPVSSYQQAGIPVDLKKKIARLGINMLLKMIFVDNFVHADLHPGNILVQGADGLSRSQEAQLQQMDVCDTLVATMAPARCPLRLVLLDAGIVAELQATDLSNFRAVFLAVAMGQGQRVAELILHHARASECRDVEGFKAEMATLVTQARKDTITLEKLQVASLLSNVFKLLMTHKVKLESNFASIVFAIMVLEGLGRSLDPKLDILEAAKPFLLKGPGLSR; from the exons ATGATGGTGACTCCCTGGCGCTTGTCCATCAGGGTCTGCTTGTCGCACCTAAGGGGTTTTGAGCTCAGAAAAGAACTCGGCCTTTTAAGATCATCTGGGAGCTCCCGTAATACCAGACTCTGTTGGCTTCTGCTTGGCACTTTACCCAAACTCATCTCAGCCTCTGGGGACACGGGTGAAGGGGCCCCTGAGGGCGGGCGCCATCGAAGAGTTGACTGGAGTGACCTGGCCGAAAATGGGCCACTGCACAGCGTCTCCCAAGAGGGGCGGCTGGGATGCCTCTTTCTGCACCTTCGTATGTGGCTCCGGGCTGGGGCTCTCTTGATGAAATTTTTCCCACTCCTTCTCTTCTACCCCCTCACCTACCTGGCTCCCAGCGTCTCCGGCCTCTGGCTCCACCTGCTTCTGAAAGCCACCGAGACCTCAGGCCCAACATACATCAAACTGGGCCAGTGGGCCAGCACCCGGCGTGATCTCTTCTCTGAGGCCTTCTGTGCCCAGTTCTCCAAGCTGCACGTCCGGGTGACCCCACACTCTTGGACTCACACCGAGCACTTCCTGCGCCAGGCATTTGGGGAGGATTGGGGGAGGGTCCTCCACTTTGAGAAGAAGGAGCCTGTGGGTTCGGGCTGTGTGGCCCAGGTGTATAAAGCGCGTGCCAATCCTGCCTTCCTGGAGGATGACAGCGTCCAGAGACTTGCGAAGGCCTCCTGCCTGCAGCCTTCTTCAGAAGCTGGGGCAGTCGGGAGGCTGGGGGAGCTCTTCGGACAcctggggaaggggtggaggtTTCAAGGAAGTCTTGCCGACCAGTCACTTCTAGAAAGGCTGCTCCTTCCTAAATCTGACCCACTTGGATCAAATGCAGTCATGTCTCAGGCTTCAGTGCCTGCCGACCAACCTAAGCCAGATCACCTCATCCCCGTGGCAGTGAAG GTGCTGCACCCCGGCTTGCTGTCCCAGGTGCAGATGGACCTGCTGCTGATGAAGATGGGCAGCCGAGTCCTTGCGCTTTTGCCAGGAATCAAGTGGCTTAGCTTGCCTGAGATTGTGGAGGAGTTTGAGAAGCTCATGGTCCATCAG ATCGACCTGCGTTATGAAGCTCGGAATCTAGAACACTTCCAGTGCAACTTCCTGAATGTGAATTCCGTCAAATTCCCCACCCCTCTGCGTCCCTTTGTCACCAGGGATGTCTTGGTGGAAACGTACGAG GAAAGTGTGCCTGTGTCCAGTTACCAGCAGGCGGGGATTCCTGTTGACTTGAAGAAGAAGATTGCCCGGCTGGGGATCAACATGCTCCTGAAGATG ATATTTGTGGACAACTTCGTCCATGCAGACCTCCACCCTGGGAACATCCTGGTCCAGGGTGCTGACGGTCTTTCCAGGAGTCAGGAGGCACAGCTGCAGCAGATGGATGTCTGTGACACGCTGGTGGCAACCATGGCACCTGCCCGCTGCCCACTGCGCCTGGTGCTGCTGGATGCCGGCATCGTGGCTGAGCTGCAGGCCACTGACCTGAGCAACTTCCGGGCCGTTTTCTTGGCTGTGGCAATGGGGCAG GGCCAGAGAGTGGCTGAGCTCATCCTGCATCATGCCCGGGCCAGCGAGTGCAGGGACGTGGAGGGCTTCAAGGCTGAGATGGCCACGCTGGTGACCCAGGCCAGGAAGGACACCATCACCCTGGAAAAG ctTCAAGTTGCCAGCCTCCTGTCGAATGTCTTTAAGTTACTGATGACTCACAAG gTAAAGCTAGAGAGCAACTTTGCCTCCATTGTGTTTGCCATCATGGTGTTGGAGGGGCTTGGCCGCTCACTGGACCCCAAACTGGACATCCTGGAGGCAGCAAAGCCTTTCCTTCTGAAAGGACCAGGTCTCTCCCGCTGA